A region from the Microcebus murinus isolate Inina chromosome 3, M.murinus_Inina_mat1.0, whole genome shotgun sequence genome encodes:
- the NFU1 gene encoding NFU1 iron-sulfur cluster scaffold homolog, mitochondrial isoform X1, giving the protein MAAAWRGCGAAAAAAGLRRRLCLVMKNPYTIKKYPLHQFVQRPLFLLPTALRNTVRYMFIQTQDTPNPNSLKFIPGKPVLETRTMDFPTAATAFRSPLARQLFRIEGVKSVFFGPDFITVTKENEELDWNLLKPDIYATIMDFFASGLPLVTEETSSGEAGSEEDDEVVAMIKELLDTRIRPTVQEDGGDVIYKGFEDGIVQLKLQGSCTSCPSSIITLKNGIQNMLQFYIPEVEGVEQVMDDESDEKEANSP; this is encoded by the exons ATGGCGGCGGCCTGGCGGGGCTGTGGAGCGGCTGCTGCTGCCGCGGGGCTGCGCAGGCG gctCTGTCTTGTGATGAAGAATCCATATACCATTAAGAAATATCCTTTGCATCAATTTGTACAGAGACCACTTTTCCTACTACCTACAGCCCTACGTAACACAG tgagaTACATGTTTATTCAAACACAAGATACTCCAAATCCCAACAGTTTAAAGTTTATACCAGGAAAACCAGTTCTTGAGACAAGGACCATGGATTTTCCTACCGCAGCTACAGCATTTCGATCCCCTCTGGCTAG GCAGTTGTTTAGGATTGAAGGAGTAAAAAGTGTCTTCTTTGGACCAGATTTTATCACTGTCACTAAG GAAAATGAAGAATTAGACTGGAATTTACTGAAACCAGATATTTATGCAACAATCATGGACTTCTTTGCATCTGGCTTACCCTTAGTTACTGAGGAAACATCTTCAGGAGAAGCAG GATCTGAAGAAGATGATGAAGTTGTGGCAATGATTAAGGAATTATTAGATACTAGAATACG GCCAACTGTGCAGGAAGATGGAGGAGATGTAATCTATAAAGGCTTTGAAGATGGCATAGTACAGCTAAAACTCCAAGGTTCTTGTACCAGCTGCCCCAGTTCAATCATTACTCTAAAAAATGGAATTCAGAACATGCTGCAGTTTTATATTCCAGAGGTAGAAGGTGTAGAACAG